In the genome of Xenopus laevis strain J_2021 chromosome 1S, Xenopus_laevis_v10.1, whole genome shotgun sequence, one region contains:
- the tesc.S gene encoding calcineurin B homologous protein 3, translated as MGLSHSHSVETRQLAEKTGFSAEQIEHLHKRFNSLSGDQLTIRKRHLSEISDLVLNPIRSKIIDAFFDKRNLRKGPSGYVEEINFEEFLIIMSYFRPLNQNMDEENISVCRKDKLRFLFNMYDSDNDSKITLEEYRKVVEELLSGNPHLEKETARSIADGAMMEAASICVGQMEPDQVYEGITFDDFLKIWEGIDIETKMHIRFLNMESIPSCH; from the exons TCTCTGCAGAACAGATTGAACATTTACACAAGAGATTCAACAGTTTAAGTGGAGACCAGCTAACCATCAG GAAAAGGCACTTGTCTGAAATTTCAGATTTGGTCCTGAATCCTATCCGATCAAAAATAATAGATGCCTTTTTTGACAAACG GAACCTACGGAAAGGGCCAAGCGGATATGTAGAAGAAATTAACTTTGAAGAGTTTCTGATAATAATGTCCTATTTTCGTCCTCTGAATCAGAATATGGACGAAGAAAACATAAGTGTGTGTCGGAAAGACAAGCTGAGAT TTCTCTTCAACATGTATGATTCAGACAATGATAGCAAGATTACCCTGGAGGAATACAGAAAA GTGGTAGAAGAactcttatctggaaatcctcATCTTGAAAAGGAAACAGCAAGGTCCATTGCAGATGGAGCAATGATGGAAGCTGCAAGTATTTGTGTTGGGCAAATG GAACCTGACCAGGTATATGAAGGGATTACATTCGATGACTTCCTCAAG ATCTGGGAGGGAATTGATATTGAGACTAAAATGCACATCAGATTCCTAAACATGGAGAGCATTCCATCCTGTCACTGA